The proteins below come from a single Papaver somniferum cultivar HN1 chromosome 11, ASM357369v1, whole genome shotgun sequence genomic window:
- the LOC113323961 gene encoding WAS/WASL-interacting protein family member 3-like, with protein sequence MSDRPRVPYQTQPDGPLRSPPRRDPDISPPGGGSSKPSHADPRSQRVSSSSGQKASSTKKGDPPKGPLGSRYAVSRTSYRSRDDYRGTHAPPLHNEALDVPPLRFMAPPSMPQQNPLPPPPAVPSKGKCSKATVSKVDPPKSLPSKKKASDLSPPKNPTPDPADEEDAAPVIRSVSVGKKKVTFKHIDLELFKEKHELKAFDVLFYAFDDDTTS encoded by the coding sequence ATGAGCGATCGTCCACGGGTTCCCTATCAGACTCAGCCGGATGGTCCGCTTAGATCTCCTCCACGCAGAGACCCTGATATATCTCCACCTGGGGGAGGCTCCTCTAAGCCTTCACATGCAGATCCTCGTTCTCAAAGggtctcttcttcttctggtcagaAGGCTTCGTCTACCAAGAAAGGAGATCCACCGAAGGGTCCTCTTGGCTCTAGGTATGCTGTTAGCCGCACCTCTTATCGTTCGCGTGACGATTATAGAGGTACGCACGCTCCTCCTCTTCATAATGAAGCATTGGATGTTCCGCCTCTTCGTTTTATGGCTCCACCTTCAATGCCCCAACAGAATCCTCTGCCTCCTCCTCCAGCGGTCCCTTCCAAAGGGAAATGCTCCAAGGCTACTGTGTCGAAGGTTGATCCACCCAAGAGTCTTCCTTCCAAAAAGAAGGCTTCAGACTTGAGTCCTCCGAAGAATCCTACGCCAGATCCCGCTGACGAGGAAGACGCCGCCCCAGTAATACGAAGCGtctcagttggtaagaagaaggtcacatttaagcatattgatcttgagctGTTTAAGGAGAAACATGAGCTCAAAGCCTTTGATGTTCTCTTCTACGCTTTCGACGATGATACCACCTCGTGA